A window of Halobellus sp. LT62 contains these coding sequences:
- a CDS encoding universal stress protein, with protein sequence MADLTTILVPIRYPLTDQSAQTLAAAGRLAHNHKPADLRVLHVNLYQTGDNTQTRELTQAISSTLDGVEASVTTRQGFLVEEVILEEATQIDTDIIVVGANQQATWQKLLSRLLQNGPAVGTFLRENTTAGTEVLEVNTAVETPSVETV encoded by the coding sequence ATGGCAGATCTAACCACAATTCTCGTGCCTATCCGATATCCACTCACCGACCAGAGTGCCCAGACTCTTGCAGCTGCTGGCCGTCTCGCACATAATCACAAACCAGCGGATCTCAGGGTGCTTCACGTCAATTTGTACCAGACGGGGGACAATACACAAACAAGAGAACTGACTCAAGCAATCTCGTCGACACTCGATGGCGTCGAGGCATCTGTAACTACACGTCAGGGCTTTCTCGTTGAAGAGGTAATTCTCGAGGAGGCCACGCAGATCGACACAGACATCATCGTGGTTGGGGCGAATCAGCAAGCCACTTGGCAGAAACTCCTGAGCAGATTACTCCAAAACGGTCCTGCTGTCGGCACATTCCTTCGTGAAAATACGACTGCCGGCACTGAAGTCTTGGAAGTTAACACTGCGGTTGAGACACCTAGTGTCGAGACAGTATAA
- a CDS encoding ABC transporter substrate-binding protein, protein MSQREHYSRRSYLKGATVASIAALAGCSGGGGGNEGDGAETSGGEETSGGDGTVTGGTTSSNSMADTVVYYGSASRPGFFEAFEEETGITVNAVTAPGYQSVSRFQTEESNGNHSADVLNSVSQVFLRDDLVPYFAEIDMWEEYKDVYSQNLVDKVESTANENERSKMLPVTTNNYMAAYSTSRTDSPLESWEGILQSQFEDNVGAPTFTMSSMYWIMRREMSEEEADQYFTDLADLGTQFAGQSTSAFTESVVAGQSDVAFGVAASTAIAPFLADGAPIAPVTPSWTGSTVSPIAISKNAPHPKAARRLVEFMISKQGQEANANYDAGRAAIRSDVPHGNEQIREAVSDMDVYPMFVTPETKNRVIEKANSLLPLS, encoded by the coding sequence ATGTCGCAGCGAGAGCACTACAGCCGGAGATCGTATCTCAAAGGAGCAACTGTCGCGAGCATAGCAGCCCTTGCAGGCTGCTCGGGGGGTGGTGGCGGAAATGAAGGTGATGGGGCAGAAACCAGTGGCGGTGAAGAAACGAGTGGCGGAGACGGAACAGTCACTGGCGGGACGACAAGTTCGAACTCAATGGCGGATACCGTCGTTTACTATGGTTCTGCTTCCAGACCTGGGTTTTTTGAGGCATTCGAGGAAGAAACTGGAATCACAGTCAACGCTGTCACTGCGCCCGGATATCAGTCAGTTTCTCGATTCCAAACAGAGGAGTCAAATGGAAACCACAGTGCAGACGTCCTGAACTCGGTCTCCCAGGTCTTCTTGCGTGATGACTTGGTCCCATACTTCGCCGAGATAGATATGTGGGAGGAATACAAGGACGTGTATTCCCAAAACCTCGTTGATAAAGTGGAAAGCACTGCCAATGAGAACGAACGGAGCAAGATGCTGCCAGTCACGACGAACAACTATATGGCAGCGTATTCGACATCTCGGACAGACAGTCCCCTCGAATCGTGGGAAGGAATCCTACAATCCCAGTTCGAGGATAATGTTGGAGCGCCCACATTCACGATGTCGTCGATGTACTGGATTATGCGGCGAGAGATGAGTGAAGAGGAAGCGGACCAGTACTTTACCGATCTTGCGGACCTCGGCACCCAATTTGCTGGACAATCAACGAGTGCATTTACAGAATCTGTCGTCGCTGGGCAATCGGATGTCGCATTCGGTGTCGCAGCCAGTACGGCGATTGCTCCATTCCTTGCAGACGGTGCTCCGATTGCACCCGTTACCCCGAGTTGGACTGGATCTACGGTTTCACCCATTGCCATCTCGAAGAACGCCCCGCACCCAAAAGCTGCTCGACGGCTTGTCGAGTTTATGATCTCGAAACAGGGTCAGGAAGCAAACGCCAATTATGATGCCGGGCGTGCCGCGATCCGATCCGACGTACCTCACGGAAACGAACAGATCAGAGAGGCTGTCTCAGATATGGACGTCTATCCGATGTTTGTTACACCTGAAACGAAGAACCGAGTCATTGAGAAAGCAAATTCCCTCCTGCCTCTCTCATAG
- a CDS encoding ABC transporter ATP-binding protein yields MSSRTLRVEGLTKNYRETVAVDGLSVTIEEGEFKSLLGPSGCGKTTTLRCIAGIEKADGGRMYINDELVSAPDEGVHMKPENRDIGMVFQSYAIWPHMTVKENVRFPLKVRGIGTKQEREERVLEMLKMVGLERYQNAMATELSGGQQQRVAISRALVIEPEILLFDEPLSNLDAKLRREMREEIKRLSDELDITTLYVTHSQDEAMFLSDTIALMNEGAIVEEDSPESLHTDPDSLFAMDFMGHTNTFGGSVTKVGESNSIVKTPIGEFTVKRSRIQPAATVGTEIIISFRPKFCDYPKATGRTADREYAASLDGILEQKAATRDFTEYHIAIDDEQITFRSLEPLDHDVGDPIQIRVPQEHVRIFEDQQRINVADRQDA; encoded by the coding sequence ATGTCATCACGCACATTACGTGTAGAGGGACTCACCAAGAATTATCGGGAGACAGTTGCTGTCGATGGACTCTCGGTAACTATCGAAGAAGGCGAGTTCAAATCACTCCTCGGTCCTTCCGGTTGTGGGAAGACAACAACTCTCCGTTGTATTGCTGGAATCGAAAAGGCAGACGGAGGTCGAATGTACATTAATGACGAGCTCGTGTCGGCCCCCGATGAGGGAGTGCACATGAAACCAGAAAACCGGGATATTGGGATGGTATTCCAGTCTTATGCGATCTGGCCGCATATGACGGTCAAAGAGAACGTCAGATTCCCGTTGAAGGTCCGCGGTATCGGAACAAAACAAGAGCGTGAAGAGCGCGTCCTTGAGATGTTGAAGATGGTTGGCCTCGAACGCTACCAAAATGCAATGGCGACTGAATTGAGTGGCGGCCAACAACAGCGGGTCGCAATTTCACGTGCGCTTGTGATCGAGCCAGAAATCCTATTATTCGATGAGCCACTCTCGAACCTCGATGCAAAGCTCCGACGGGAAATGCGCGAAGAGATCAAGCGACTCAGCGATGAACTCGATATTACGACTCTATACGTTACGCACTCCCAAGACGAAGCGATGTTCCTTTCCGATACGATTGCGTTAATGAATGAAGGCGCAATAGTCGAAGAGGATAGTCCTGAATCGCTCCACACTGATCCGGATAGTCTGTTCGCTATGGACTTTATGGGCCACACTAACACCTTCGGGGGAAGCGTCACAAAAGTCGGCGAGAGCAACTCAATCGTTAAGACGCCAATCGGTGAATTCACCGTCAAGAGGTCTCGTATCCAACCAGCGGCGACCGTTGGAACTGAGATTATCATCTCTTTCCGCCCGAAATTCTGCGACTATCCAAAAGCGACCGGCAGGACGGCCGATCGAGAGTACGCTGCTTCTCTTGATGGGATTCTTGAGCAGAAGGCAGCAACGCGTGATTTTACAGAGTATCACATCGCAATCGACGACGAACAGATTACTTTCCGTAGCCTCGAACCATTGGACCACGACGTCGGGGATCCAATTCAAATACGAGTCCCGCAGGAACACGTTCGGATATTCGAGGACCAACAGAGAATAAATGTCGCAGACCGTCAAGACGCGTGA
- a CDS encoding ABC transporter permease, translating into MVPFVIVVLSSFRASATNLWADFTLQNWVLFVENSGPVIVNTFVFAGGSAVLTTLFAGGIAWVIARTDAPFRRLYYFTLFLVFFYPPVVIETVWIRLLGENGLYPALVGIDSFNIYSMAGMVIVQSIRMLPIGMILLIPLFKSIDKTLEDAARTSGAGLFQTVRYVTGPLLVPGMAVVFVFSFLISLESFRVPLIIGLPAEIPVLAIEVYQSTNTPPVEYGFAMAQAVFLVGVSLPLLYLYKRLLGRTNQYVTVSGEGFVADNVETGRWKYVYSTLAGIFIFFTVIVPGLFMVYNSLLPYYMPPHIMPLEQIVSSFSLEGYRALFENSELLAAAKNSFLVAFISAFLLTGTGIVIAWVVNKSDIRFKKLIDYLAFFPIGIPAVSLALAMMVLYLRFLDFIPIYGTLGIFLVAFYIKYIPSNVRTMETAVLQVDKSLIEAGSVAGASVSRSIYSLLVPVIFNLTRISWILSFSFIAMEMPIVMMLRSPETPMVSSILYRISNQASSGAETYAFGVCITVLFVAVVLLLHTTKYKRFNLFRW; encoded by the coding sequence GTGGTCCCCTTCGTAATCGTCGTCCTTTCCAGTTTCCGGGCCTCTGCAACAAACCTTTGGGCAGATTTCACCTTACAGAACTGGGTGCTGTTCGTCGAGAACAGCGGCCCGGTCATCGTGAATACATTCGTCTTTGCAGGCGGATCAGCAGTTCTGACAACATTATTTGCAGGCGGGATCGCGTGGGTAATTGCCCGTACTGACGCCCCATTCCGCCGACTCTACTACTTTACACTCTTCTTGGTGTTCTTCTATCCTCCAGTCGTTATCGAAACCGTGTGGATCCGCCTCCTAGGCGAAAATGGGCTCTACCCAGCATTGGTAGGAATCGATTCCTTCAATATCTATTCGATGGCTGGTATGGTCATCGTGCAGTCGATCCGAATGTTGCCAATCGGGATGATTCTCCTTATTCCACTCTTCAAGAGTATCGATAAGACCCTTGAAGATGCTGCTCGAACGTCTGGCGCTGGATTATTCCAGACGGTTCGGTACGTTACGGGGCCGCTTCTTGTCCCAGGAATGGCAGTCGTATTCGTGTTTTCGTTTCTCATCTCGCTTGAATCGTTCCGCGTACCGCTCATTATTGGACTTCCTGCCGAGATTCCTGTGCTGGCCATTGAAGTCTACCAGAGTACAAATACGCCTCCTGTCGAGTACGGCTTTGCGATGGCACAAGCTGTCTTCCTCGTTGGTGTGTCACTCCCATTGTTGTACCTCTACAAACGATTGCTAGGTCGCACAAATCAGTACGTTACCGTCTCCGGTGAGGGATTTGTCGCCGATAATGTTGAAACCGGCCGCTGGAAATATGTCTATTCTACGCTGGCAGGCATCTTCATTTTCTTCACTGTCATCGTTCCGGGACTGTTTATGGTGTATAATTCTCTGCTCCCGTACTATATGCCACCGCATATTATGCCACTCGAGCAGATCGTATCATCATTCAGTCTTGAGGGATACAGAGCACTCTTCGAGAACTCCGAGTTGCTCGCCGCAGCGAAGAACAGCTTCCTTGTTGCGTTCATTTCTGCGTTCCTGCTCACTGGCACTGGGATTGTGATCGCGTGGGTCGTCAACAAGTCTGATATCAGATTCAAAAAGCTCATCGACTATTTAGCGTTCTTCCCGATCGGAATTCCAGCCGTCTCGCTTGCACTCGCTATGATGGTCCTCTACCTACGGTTCCTTGACTTCATCCCAATCTACGGAACTCTTGGTATCTTCCTTGTCGCATTCTACATCAAGTACATCCCTTCGAATGTCCGAACTATGGAAACAGCTGTGTTACAGGTAGATAAGTCACTTATTGAGGCCGGCTCAGTAGCCGGCGCGAGCGTCAGCCGATCAATCTACAGTCTGCTGGTGCCTGTGATCTTCAATCTCACGCGCATCTCTTGGATTCTCTCGTTTAGCTTCATCGCAATGGAAATGCCGATTGTGATGATGCTACGGAGTCCTGAAACGCCGATGGTGTCATCAATCCTGTATCGAATTTCAAACCAAGCCTCATCGGGAGCTGAGACGTACGCCTTCGGGGTTTGTATTACGGTCTTGTTTGTAGCCGTCGTCTTGCTCCTTCATACGACAAAATACAAACGCTTCAACCTCTTCCGGTGGTAA
- a CDS encoding class I adenylate-forming enzyme family protein: protein MSSLDTQPTPLSELSTVNAENHPNGLAFADDTGTELTWREFEDRSTAVAESFASNLRHRDRVAFLCETGVETVVAWNGAIKAGAITSFAHTQSSPETIRYTIDHFDPSLLVISESHSDFIHDRIVDDLESNPNVIVLGSATYSNEQSLSEFIETTDSVSPDTHIDESDIGAVIWTSGTTGRPKGWCHTYSNLRTKSGDLGVIIQRSDTRMSQTMPSLGGWYKTVIATLLAGSSLVLLKEWEATRWLSFVEEYEVTHGSMVPTMWREVLQLDTDTYDLSSLKGVLCLGEKVEPQTLRRIRSQVCENVMNAYASTEVDVSILENKEFTEDRLGSVGKPSGGTRVRIIEENQEPDATVPTGEIGEVIVKAADRPVWAWHRSEVVEEEFTDGWWYSGDLGYKDEEGYLYLEGRKDFMIKSKGVKVFPSPIEGVLNDYPGVEEAVVVGVDDEEYGEKVTALVRRSDSTVTSEELDEACLESDAIARFERPREYRFIDFEIPRTPSQKIDRQSAAEKLDSFK, encoded by the coding sequence ATGTCTTCACTTGATACACAGCCGACGCCGCTTAGCGAGCTCTCGACAGTGAATGCCGAGAACCATCCCAATGGTCTCGCATTCGCAGACGACACAGGCACAGAGCTCACCTGGCGTGAGTTTGAGGATCGAAGTACTGCTGTCGCCGAATCGTTTGCTAGCAACCTACGCCACCGCGACCGTGTCGCATTCCTCTGTGAGACTGGGGTTGAGACGGTGGTCGCTTGGAATGGCGCCATCAAAGCGGGTGCAATCACGTCATTCGCGCATACTCAATCATCTCCGGAAACAATACGCTACACCATTGATCACTTCGATCCGTCTCTCCTCGTGATCAGTGAGAGCCATTCCGATTTCATCCACGATCGTATTGTGGACGATCTCGAATCCAATCCAAATGTTATCGTCTTGGGCTCGGCGACTTATTCCAATGAACAGTCCCTCTCAGAGTTTATTGAAACGACCGATTCGGTCAGCCCTGATACCCATATAGATGAATCGGATATTGGAGCGGTGATCTGGACATCAGGCACAACCGGTCGACCAAAAGGTTGGTGCCACACTTACAGCAATCTTCGGACGAAATCCGGTGATCTGGGCGTCATCATCCAGCGCTCAGATACGCGAATGAGTCAAACAATGCCGTCGCTTGGCGGGTGGTACAAGACCGTCATTGCGACACTTCTCGCAGGCAGCTCACTCGTCTTGCTCAAAGAGTGGGAAGCAACTCGATGGCTCTCGTTCGTTGAGGAATATGAAGTCACACACGGATCGATGGTCCCAACGATGTGGCGAGAAGTATTGCAACTCGACACTGATACATACGACTTGAGTTCACTCAAAGGCGTCCTTTGTCTAGGGGAGAAAGTCGAACCACAAACCCTCAGGCGGATCCGCTCGCAAGTCTGTGAGAACGTAATGAACGCCTACGCCTCGACTGAAGTCGATGTCTCCATCTTGGAAAACAAGGAGTTCACTGAGGACCGTCTCGGAAGTGTTGGAAAGCCCTCGGGTGGAACGCGAGTTCGGATTATTGAAGAGAACCAAGAGCCGGACGCGACGGTGCCAACTGGCGAGATAGGCGAGGTCATCGTGAAGGCCGCCGATCGCCCGGTTTGGGCGTGGCACCGGAGCGAGGTCGTTGAAGAAGAATTCACTGATGGATGGTGGTACTCAGGCGATCTTGGATACAAAGACGAAGAAGGTTACCTATACCTCGAAGGTCGCAAGGACTTTATGATCAAATCGAAGGGCGTTAAGGTGTTCCCAAGTCCGATTGAAGGTGTCCTCAACGATTATCCTGGCGTCGAAGAGGCGGTTGTCGTTGGGGTTGATGATGAAGAATATGGTGAAAAAGTAACGGCACTTGTCCGTCGGAGTGACTCAACAGTCACCTCCGAGGAGCTTGACGAAGCTTGTCTTGAAAGCGATGCTATTGCTCGCTTCGAACGCCCGCGTGAGTATCGCTTCATTGACTTCGAGATACCGCGTACACCGAGCCAAAAAATTGATCGACAAAGTGCTGCAGAAAAGCTTGATTCGTTCAAGTAG